In Mobula hypostoma chromosome 10, sMobHyp1.1, whole genome shotgun sequence, a single genomic region encodes these proteins:
- the LOC134352692 gene encoding zinc finger protein OZF-like — translation MEELPNDILVDIPASEEDGSVQMTRPAREGPLPCTLCGKVFAYQSTLRRHWLAHSEIRPFICDVCGKAYKSSQDRSRHRRIHTGERIVTCPECGKAFTHFSHLQAHLRTHTGERPFSCPECGKAFGHSSHLQRHQRIHNCGRPFSCSKCGKVFTHFSHLQAHLRIHAVEQTYPCPECGKAFSYSSHLQAHLRTHTVKQTYPCPECGKTFSYSSHLQKHQRTHSCQQPFSCPDCGKTFGRSSHLKAHRRTHTCERPFSCPDCGKAFVQSAHLLEHQRVHTGEKPFVCPLCGKSFARSSELHAHRRIHTGEKPYICPDCGKNFSTASNLMQHRHVHTEERPFPCPDCGKAFKSPVHLKQHHVIHAGERPFSCTVCGKAFVRYSNLQAHLRLHDREKKLPCPDCDMVFPHTANLLAHRHAHAGKRPFACPECAKTFAYASHLLAHWRAHAGERPFPRPEGGKALTHPSQLPAPQVVDAAEKPFACPVCGKCFAWSWQLQTHQRTHTE, via the coding sequence ATGGAAGAATTGCCCAACGACATTCTAGTGGACATACCTGCATCTGAGGAGGATGGAAGTGTGCAAATGACCAGGCCCGCCAGGGAGGGCCCGTTGCCCTGCACGCTGTGCGGGAAGGTGTTCGCCTACCAGTCCACGCTGCGGCGCCACTGGCTGGCCCACAGTGAGATCCGGCCCTTCATCTGCGACGTCTGCGGCAAGGCCTACAAGAGCAGCCAGGACCGCTCGCGGCACCGGCGGATCCACACCGGGGAGAGGATCGTCACCTGCCCCGAGTGCGGTAAGGCCTTCACCCACTTCTCGCACCTGCAGGCCCACCTGCGCACCCACACCGGCGAGCGGCCCTTCTCCTGCCCGGAGTGCGGCAAGGCCTTCGGCCACTCCTCCCACCTGCAGAGGCACCAGCGCATACACAACTGCGGGCGGCCCTTCTCCTGCTCCAAGTGCGGCAAAGTCTTCACCCACTTCTCGCACCTGCAGGCGCACCTGCGCATCCACGCCGTCGAGCAGACCTACCCCTGCCCCGAGTGCGGCAAGGCCTTCAGCTACTCCTCGCACCTGCAGGCTCATCTGCGCACCCACACCGTTAAGCAGACCTACCCCTGCCCCGAGTGCGGCAAGACCTTCAGCTACTCCTCACACCTGCAGAAGCACCAACGCACCCACAGCTGCCAGCAGCCCTTCTCCTGCCCCGACTGCGGCAAGACGTTCGGCCGCTCTTCGCACCTGAAGGCCCACCGGCGCACCCACACCTGCGAGCGGCCTTTCTCCTGCCCCGACTGTGGCAAGGCCTTCGTCCAGTCTGCCCACCTCCTGGAGCACCAGCGGGTTCACACCGGAGAGAAGCCCTTCGTCTGCCCTCTCTGTGGGAAGAGCTTCGCCCGGTCGTCAGAGCTTCATGCTCACCGGCGGATCCACACGGGGGAGAAGCCCTACATCTGCCCCGACTGCGGGAAGAACTTCAGCACGGCTTCAAACCTAATGCAGCACCGGCACGTCCACACCGAGGAGCGGCCCTTCCCCTGCCCCGACTGCGGCAAGGCCTTCAAGAGCCCCGTGCACCTGAAGCAGCACCACGTGATCCACGCCGGGGAGAGGCCCTTCTCCTGCACCGTCTGCGGCAAGGCCTTCGTCCGGTACTCCAACCTGCAGGCCCACCTGCGGCTGCACGACAGGGAGAAGAAGCTGCCCTGCCCCGACTGCGACATGGTCTTCCCCCACACCGCGAACCTGCTGGCGCACCGCCACGCCCACGCCGGCAAGCGGCCGTTCGCCTGCCCCGAGTGTGCCAAGACCTTCGCCTATGCCTCGCACCTGCTGGCGCACTGGCGGGCCCACGCCGGCGAGCGGCCCTTCCCCCGCCCCGAGGGGGGCAAGGCCCTCACCCACCCCTCGCAGCTGCCGGCCCCCCAGGTTGTCGACGCGGCGGAGAAGCCCTTCGCCTGCCCTGTCTGCGGCAAGTGCTTCGCCTGGTCGTGGCAGCTGCAGACCCACCAGCGGACTCACACGGAGTAA